In Myxococcus stipitatus, the following are encoded in one genomic region:
- a CDS encoding chemotaxis protein CheB: protein MAFRVLMVGKGLRALAARGLFDGESLVPVGPAEVDFPGALVAVQRHFPDVLLVDLTGLDALEAIEQVMAGRPVPVLALHPGILTGQEAFQAVALGALDVAERPAVPGADFWAHIARKLVLLAQVKAVRQTRGAAKVPREELPPPPFPLVAIAASLGGPKAVAQVLRKIPRDFPAPIAYCQHISEGFTEGLAHWLTMETALAVREAEHGMSMAPGTVYIAPSGSHLLVRPEGRLELDSGPALRGFRPSCDMLLTSAAESFGSRCVGVILTGMGRDGARGMKEIRERGGRTIAQDEGTSAVWGMPREAVLLGAAQEVLPLERIGPTLLQWVDAC, encoded by the coding sequence ATGGCATTCAGGGTGCTCATGGTGGGCAAGGGGCTGCGCGCGCTCGCGGCCCGGGGCCTGTTCGATGGCGAGTCGCTGGTCCCAGTGGGGCCCGCGGAGGTGGACTTCCCGGGCGCGCTCGTCGCCGTGCAGCGTCACTTCCCGGACGTGCTGCTGGTGGACCTCACGGGGCTGGACGCCCTGGAGGCCATCGAGCAGGTCATGGCGGGGCGGCCCGTGCCGGTGCTGGCGCTGCACCCCGGAATCCTCACGGGCCAGGAGGCCTTCCAGGCCGTGGCCCTGGGGGCGTTGGACGTGGCGGAGCGTCCGGCCGTGCCCGGCGCGGACTTCTGGGCCCACATCGCGCGCAAGCTGGTGCTCCTGGCGCAGGTGAAGGCCGTGCGCCAGACGCGAGGCGCGGCGAAGGTGCCTCGGGAGGAGTTGCCTCCGCCTCCGTTTCCCCTGGTGGCCATCGCCGCGTCGCTGGGCGGGCCCAAGGCGGTCGCACAGGTACTGCGGAAGATTCCACGAGACTTTCCCGCGCCCATCGCCTACTGCCAGCACATCAGTGAGGGCTTCACGGAGGGCCTCGCGCACTGGCTGACCATGGAGACGGCGCTGGCAGTGAGGGAGGCGGAGCACGGCATGTCGATGGCGCCGGGGACGGTGTACATCGCTCCGTCGGGCAGTCACCTCTTGGTGAGACCCGAGGGCAGGCTGGAGTTGGACTCGGGGCCCGCGCTCCGGGGATTCCGGCCTTCGTGTGACATGCTGCTCACTTCGGCCGCGGAGTCCTTCGGCTCGCGCTGTGTCGGCGTCATTCTCACGGGAATGGGGCGTGATGGTGCGCGGGGAATGAAGGAAATCCGAGAGCGGGGAGGGCGGACCATCGCTCAGGATGAGGGGACGTCCGCGGTGTGGGGCATGCCTCGCGAGGCGGTGCTGCTCGGGGCGGCGCAGGAAGTGCTGCCGCTGGAGCGCATTGGCCCCACGTTGTTGCAGTGGGTGGATGCGTGCTGA